A single Brassica rapa cultivar Chiifu-401-42 chromosome A04, CAAS_Brap_v3.01, whole genome shotgun sequence DNA region contains:
- the LOC103865123 gene encoding uncharacterized protein LOC103865123 isoform X1 — protein MGGVMQKFLVASMFMWILPVAILYGFNNDLLPGSTTFSPHSLTLLSGFLAVVSVNVVIVFYICLALKEPTDKHKPDASFVAEAKDNVKKLTSGVPSTDPALKKQE, from the exons ATGGGTGGGGTTATGCAGAAGTTCCTAGTGGCATCAATGTTCATGTGGATTCTTCCTGTTGCCATATTATACGGATTCAACAATGATTTGCTTCCTG GTTCAACAACATTTTCTCCGCATTCTCTAACACTACTGAGTGGATTTCTTGCTGTGGTATCAGTCAATGTAGTGATTGTGTTCTACATCTGCCTGGCCCTGAAAGAACCTACAGATAAACACAAGCCAGACGCTTCGTTCGTCGCAGAGGCCAAAGATAATGTGAAGAAATTGACATCAGGAGTCCCAAGTACTGACCCGGCACTCAAGAAACAAGAGTAA
- the LOC103865123 gene encoding uncharacterized protein LOC103865123 isoform X2, with protein MGGVMQKFLVASMFMWILPVAILYGFNNDLLPGFEIELNPENHYLKKLGRMFKLFLLGGTCARFNNIFSAFSNTTEWISCCGISQCSDCVLHLPGPERTYR; from the exons ATGGGTGGGGTTATGCAGAAGTTCCTAGTGGCATCAATGTTCATGTGGATTCTTCCTGTTGCCATATTATACGGATTCAACAATGATTTGCTTCCTG GGTTTGAAATTGAGTTAAACCCAGAGAACCACTATCTGAAGAAGTTAGGAAGGATGTTTAAGTTGTTTCTTTTAGGGGGAACATGTGCAAG GTTCAACAACATTTTCTCCGCATTCTCTAACACTACTGAGTGGATTTCTTGCTGTGGTATCAGTCAATGTAGTGATTGTGTTCTACATCTGCCTGGCCCTGAAAGAACCTACAGATAA
- the LOC103865124 gene encoding importin beta-like SAD2 — protein MDLPSLALILRAAALSPNPDERKASEQQLNQLQHTPQHLVRLLQIVVDGNCDMAVRQIASIQFKNFIAKNWSPVDSGEQSRILQSDKELVRDNILVYVTQVPTLLRSQLGECLKTIIYADYPEQWPRLLDWVKYNLQNQQIYGALFVLRILSRKYEFKSDEERTPVSRIVEETFPVLLTIFNGLIQIENPSLEIAEFMKLICKIFWSSIYLELPKQLADPNVFNAWMLLFLTVSERPVPVEGQPMDPELRKSWGWWKVKKWTVHILNRLYSRFGDPKLQTLENKPFAQMFQKTYAGRILEGHLNFLNTIRLGGYIPDRVTNLLLQYLSNSISKNSMYSLLLPRLDVLLFEIVFPLMCFNDSDQKLWEEDPHEYVRKGYNIIEDLYSPRTASMDFVNELVQKRGKENLPKFVQFVVGIFRSYDEAPAEHKPYRQKDGAMLAVGALCDKLKKTEPYKSELEHMLVQHIFPEFSSPAGHLRAKAAWVAGQYAHINFSDQNNFRKALHSVVSGMRDPDLPVRIDSVFALRSFVEACKDLNEIRPILPQLLDEFFKLMNEVENEDLVFTLETIVDKFGEEMAPFAFGLCQNLAAAFWRCLNTSEAGDDSDDMGALAAVGCLRAISTILESVSSLPQLFVEIEPTILPIMQKMLTTDGHDVFEEVLEIASYMTFYSPTISLDIWSLWPLLVEALVDWAIDFFPNILVPMDNFISRGTAHFLTCKEPDYQQSLFNVLSTLMTDRNIEDSDVESAPKLIEVVFQNCKGQVDQWVEPYLRLTVDRLQRAETSYLKSLLIQVVANMLYYNPGLTLGVLHNTGLGSTVFDLWFQMLQQKKKSGLPANFKREHDKKVCCLGLTSLLALPGGQFPDEALQRVFRATLDLLVAYKNQIAEAKEAEVDYENEMNGLDSDDEDDDGSDGEMGMDDTEDGDEAESMRLKKLAAQAKSYGYDDEDEDDDDSDDGSDDDDEFQSPIDEVDAFVFFVDAIRVMQASDAQRFQNLNQSLDFTYQAIANGIAQHAEVRRVEIEKEKQKKAAEAAGTPVPAI, from the exons ATGGATCTGCCTAGCCTCGCTTTGATCCTCCGAGCCGCCGCGCTCAGCCCCAATCCCGATGAACGCAAAGCTTCCGAGCAGCAGCTCAATCAG TTGCAGCACACGCCGCAGCATTTGGTGAGGTTATTGCAGATAGTCGTGGATGGAAACTGTGACATGGCGGTGCGTCAGATTGCTAGTATTCAGTTCAAGAACTTCATTGCTAAGAACTGGTCACCTGTTGATTCTG GAGAGCAGTCGAGGATATTGCAAAGCGACAAAGAGTTGGTGAGGGACAACATCCTCGTCTATGTCACCCAAGTTCCAACCTTACTCAG ATCACAACTTGGAGAATGTCTCAAGACAATTATTTATGCTGACTACCCAGAACAATGGCCACGTCTACTGGATTGGGTGAAGTACAACTTGCAGAATCAACAGATTTATGGAGCTTTGTTTGTGTTGCGGATACTCTCTAGAAAATATGA GTTCAAGTCAGACGAGGAGAGAACACCAGTTTCCCGCATTGTGGAGGAGACATTTCCTGTACTTCTGACTATTTTTAATGGGCTTATTCAGATAGAAAATCCCTCACTGGAGATAGCAGAATTTATGAAGCTGATATgcaaaatattttggtcatccATATAT CTGGAGCTCCCAAAGCAATTAGCTGATCCAAACGTATTCAATGCATGGATGCTTCTGTTTTTAACTGTTTCCGAACGTCCTGTTCCAGTTGAAGGCCAACCTATGGACCCGGAACTTAGAAAATCTTGGGGCTGGTGGAAGGTCAAGAAGTGGACAGTGCACATCTTAAACAGGCTCTACAGTCG ATTTGGAGACCCAAAACTTCAGACTCTAGAAAACAAACCTTTCGCCCAGATGTTTCAAAAGACTTATGCAGGCAGAATTTTGGAAGGGCACCTAAATTTTCTGAATACTATTCGTCTTGGAGGCTATATTCCTGACAGAGTTACCAATCTTCTCCTTCAGTACTTAAGTAACAG CATTTCGAAGAATAGCATGTACAGCCTACTGCTGCCTCGGCTGGATGTTCTGCTTTTTGAGATTGTTTTCCCTCTAATGTGCTTTAATGACTCTGATCAAAAACTTTGGGAGGAAGACCCACATGAATATGTGAGGAAAGGTTACA ATATCATCGAAGACTTGTACAGTCCGCGAACAGCGTCTATGGACTTCGTAAATGAATTGGTTCAAAAACGTGGGAAAGAGAACCTCCCAAAGTTTGTTCAGTTTGTTGTAGGGATCTTCAGGAG TTATGACGAAGCTCCTGCCGAACATAAACCCTACCGTCAAAAAGATGGTGCTATGCTTGCTGTTGGAGCTCTTTGTGATAAACTGAAAAAAACGGAGCCCTATAAATCTGAACTAGAGCATATGTTGGTGCAACATATTTTTCCTGAATTCAGTAGTCCAGCTGGACATCTTAGAGCAAAG GCCGCATGGGTAGCCGGACAATATGCCCATATCAACTTCTCAGACCAGAACAACTTTCGTAAAGCATTGCACAGTGTTGTTTCGGGAATGCGCGATCCTGATCTCCCTGTCCGTATTGATTCAGTTTTTGCATTACGTTCATTTGTTGAGGCGTGCAAGG ATTTGAATGAGATACGTCCAATCCTCCCTCAGTTACTTGATG AATTTTTCAAACTCATGAATGAGGTAGAGAATGAAGACCTTGTTTTTACGTTGGAGACCATTGTCGATAAGTTCGGTGAGGAGATGGCTCCTTTTGCTTTTGGATTATGCCAAAATCTG GCGGCTGCATTTTGGAGGTGCTTAAACACGTCAGAAGCCGGTGATGATTCGGATGACATGGGAGCTTTAGCTGCTGTTGGTTGTTTGCGTGCCATAAGTACAATCCTTGAATCTGTTAGCAGTCTTCCTCAGCTGTTTGTCGAGATAGAACCAACTATACTTCCAATAATGCAGAAAATGTTGACCACTGATGGCCACG ATGTATTTGAAGAAGTTCTGGAGATTGCATCATACATGACCTTTTATTCACCTACCATATCCTTGGACATATGGAGTCTCTGGCCATTATTGGTGGAAGCATTGGTCGATTGGGCAATTGATTTCTTTCCAA atattttggtTCCTATGGACAACTTTATATCAAGGGGAACTGCTCATTTCCTCACTTGCAAGGAGCCCGACTACCAGCAAAGTCTATTTAATGTTCTTTCAACT CTTATGACCGACAGAAACATAGAAGACAGTGATGTTGAATCTGCTCCAAAGCTTATTGAAGTTGTTTTCCAGAATTGCAAAGGACAGGTGGATCAGTGGGTCGAACCTTATCTCCGACTCACAGTTGATCGGTTACAACGAGCGGAGACGTCCTACTTAAAGTCGCTTCTTATACAAGTG GTAGCAAACATGCTTTACTACAATCCAGGTTTAACACTTGGTGTATTGCATAACACGGGTCTTGGTTCAACAGTGTTTGATCTCTGGTTCCAGATGTTgcaacaaaagaagaagagtgGCCTACCAGCAAATTTCAAAAG GGAACACGATAAAAAGGTTTGCTGCTTGGGTTTGACTTCATTACTTGCACTCCCGGGTGGTCAGTTCCCCGACGAAGCTCTGCAGCGTGTTTTCAGGGCAACACTTGATCTTCTTGTTGCATATAAGAATCAGATAGCTG AAGCAAAGGAGGCAGAAGTAGATTATGAGAATGAGATGAATGGACTCGATAGTGATGACGAGGATGATGATGGGTCTGATGGGGAGATGGGGATGGATGATACCGAGGATGGAGATGAAGCAGAAAGCATGAGACTGAAGAAGTTAGCTGCACAG GCAAAGTCCTACGgatatgatgatgaagatgaagatgacgaTGATTCTGATGATGGTAGCGATGATGACGATGAGTTTCAGTCACCCATCGATGAAGTGGACGCCTTTGTATTCTTTGTCGACGCAATTAGAG TTATGCAGGCATCAGATGCGCAGAGGTTTCAGAACCTTAACCAGTCACTGGACTTCACTTATCAGGCGATTGCAAACGGAATCGCACAGCATGCAGAGGTGAGAAGAGTGGAGATCGAGAAGGAGAAGCAAAAGAAGGCAGCAGAAGCCGCTGGCACTCCTGTTCCTGCTATATGA